The DNA segment TCTGAGCCTGATTATCCTGAGCATTTGAGGTATATGAACAAAGGATAGAGAAGAAGATTAGAAATATGAAAGCCTTCATTTTTTTATTTTTATTTACAATTTAGGATTAGTGTATTTCAATAACCGTACCTGAGAACAAATAAAATTCTTCCTACCTTTAAAACGTTCTTAAATCCGCAGATAAAGGAAAAGAAAGATGTTTATGGACAAAGTGTATAAAATTGCAATTATAGGATTGGGTTATGTGGGTTTACCACTCGCTATTGAATTTGCTAAAAAATATAAGGTATTGGGATTTGATATCGACCAACCGAGAATTGAAGAGCTCCGTATTGGAGAGGACCGGACAAGGGAAGCTGATCTTGGGGAATTACAAAAGGTCTTGAATTCTAAAACTGAAAACTCAGGATTGAAGTTTTCTTCTTTGACCTCAGATCTGGAGCCTTGCAATATTTTCATCATCACAGTGCCTACCCCTATTAACCGGTTTAAGGCGCCTGATCTGAGCCCCTTGCTAAAGGCTTCTGAAATGATTGGAAAAGTATTAAAGAGGGGCGATATTGTAATCTATGAATCAACAGTATATCCGGGATGTACAGAAGACGATTGTGTGCCTGTTCTGGAAAGGCATTCTGGTTTGAAATTTAATACAGACTTTTTTTGTGGTTATTCTCCGGAAAGGATCAATCCGGGAGATCGGGTGAATACATTGACAAAGATTAAGAAAGTAACCTCCGGTTCCACTGAAGAGATCGCAGAGGAAGTTGATTATTTATATGCACAGATCATTACTGCGGGAACACATAAAGCACCAAGCATCAAAGTGGCGGAAGCTTCGAAGGCGATAGAGAATGCGCAAAGAGATGTGAATATCTCTTTTGTGAATGAGCTTGCGCTCATATTTGACAGGATCGGAATTGATACTACTGATGTGATAGAAGCTGCAGGGACAAAATGGAATTTTCTAAAATATAAACCAGGACTGGTAGGAGGTCACTGCATTGGGGTTGATCCTTATTACCTGGCACATAAATCAGAATCTTTAGGTTACCACCCACAGGTTATTCTTTCGGGTAGAAGGGTAAACGATAATATGGGGATGTTTGTTGCCAATAAGGTGGTAAAGCTGATGATTGCCAAAGGATATCCCATAAAAGGGGAGAAAGTGCTGATTCTCGGCTTTGCATTTAAAGAAAACTGTCCGGACATCCGGAATACCCGGGTCATTGATATTTATGAAGAGCTGAATCAGTTCGGCATGGAGGTCACTGTTTTTGATCCATGGGCAGATCCGGAGCTTGTGCGGGCAGAATATGGGTTTGAATTGGATAATGTTCTTATAGATAAAAACTATAAAGCGATCATAGTGGCTGTTTCTCATCAGGAATTTTTAGCGTTGGATTATAAAAAATATAAAGAATCAGGCGCAATTGTTTTTGATACCAAATCATTTATAGAAAGAAAATATACTGATGCTAGATTGTAAATTTTAATTAAAAATTTTTGTTAAATTCAGCAGTAAAAATTCGTTTTTGGCACGTTTTTAGATATCCAATGGAAAATAAAAAAAGCAATGCTTTATTCCCTTATGAATGCCTTCATTTTTAATTTTGGCCTTTTTGCGGGACATTTAACTCATTGTAAATCATTCTTCCTGGCAGAAGATTGTTTGCTAGAAAGAAATCCCGGGAATAATATTTTTTTGTTGTGAATGGGGATTTTTCTATTAATTTTATAGCTCTAAATAAACCCGGGGGGGTATCTAAATGAAAAAAAAGTTACTAGTTATTTTACTACTGTTATCTGGTGGATCGGCATTTTCACAAATGAATGGCGACTATAATTATTCCATTGTTGCGAGAGGCTTCAGCATGATGCAAATGCCCAAAATTCTAAACGATACTGATTATAGTAAATATGTAAATACGTATTTCAGCGGCTTGGTCTTGAAATTCAATGACAATCAGATCAGCTATCGGTTAAGTGGAAATTACCTCAAAAAATCTAAGACTTTTTATAACAATTGCAATAACTGTGAGGTCATCAGTGGTGATGTAACCGATTATGCTTTTAAGATAGGTTTTGAAAAGAACCTTAACTTTTCCAGAGTTCAACCTTATTTTGGAGTGGATCTTGGTTATCGCTCTAATAAATTTGTTGGACTGTCTCAAAATGCGAACACTTTGAAAGGCGATTTACAGAGTGATGCGATTCCTGCAAGTAAAGTTGAAGCGACTAAAGTTGGTTTTATCGCCTCGCCATTAGTTGGAATAAAATTCAATGTGATCAATGAAGTATCTCTGTTTGTGGAAAGCAGTCTGGATTTCTTTTATTCCTATGAACGACAGGAATTCGTAACACAGGATGTGAGCAATGTGCGAACATTAACGAAAACAAATAAAGCCGAGTTTCTGTTGAATCCTGTCTCGGTAGGGATTACCATCCATTTGGGGAGCAATAGATAGATTTTTATCACACATCTTCATTTAATTTTGAAGTTGTTTTTGTATCCTTCATAAATACATAAACGAGTAATGAGCTGAAAATGCAACCGGTGATGTACCAGTAATAATAAGGTTCATGACCCCGGTCTTTTAGCCATAAGGCGATGTACTCTGCCGTGCCACCGAATATGGCAACAGTTAAAGCATAAGGAAGGCCAACACCTAATGCGCGTACCTCAGCGGGAAATAATTCAGCCTTTACGACTGCATTGATGCTAGTATAGCCGCTTA comes from the Pedobacter sp. FW305-3-2-15-E-R2A2 genome and includes:
- a CDS encoding nucleotide sugar dehydrogenase, translated to MFMDKVYKIAIIGLGYVGLPLAIEFAKKYKVLGFDIDQPRIEELRIGEDRTREADLGELQKVLNSKTENSGLKFSSLTSDLEPCNIFIITVPTPINRFKAPDLSPLLKASEMIGKVLKRGDIVIYESTVYPGCTEDDCVPVLERHSGLKFNTDFFCGYSPERINPGDRVNTLTKIKKVTSGSTEEIAEEVDYLYAQIITAGTHKAPSIKVAEASKAIENAQRDVNISFVNELALIFDRIGIDTTDVIEAAGTKWNFLKYKPGLVGGHCIGVDPYYLAHKSESLGYHPQVILSGRRVNDNMGMFVANKVVKLMIAKGYPIKGEKVLILGFAFKENCPDIRNTRVIDIYEELNQFGMEVTVFDPWADPELVRAEYGFELDNVLIDKNYKAIIVAVSHQEFLALDYKKYKESGAIVFDTKSFIERKYTDARL